A single window of Cyanobium sp. AMD-g DNA harbors:
- a CDS encoding cation:proton antiporter codes for MFAPSLLLEVGTTQIETVETLLEVGRYLVIFLVARALAELMVRLKLPTILGELVAGVLIGVTGLHLILPPAAHAELNQVMLDLVGSCAGVSPEAVAEIYTESFPSLEATSKLGLYALLFLTGLESELDELMAVGQQATTVALTGVVLPFAMGTAGLYLLFHVPLFPAVFAGASMTATSIGITASVFGELKFLKTREGQTVIGAAVLDDIFGIVILAVVVALAGDAVLSAGPILQLVLAAAVFVAVALFLSRTGAPVFDWVLDRLKAPGEVVVAGFVVLGLCCFVAEAIGLEAALGAFAAGLILSASKHTKAIQQSVKPLVALFATVFFVLIGSALDLSVMNPLNPDNREGLVVALFLLTVAIAGKVAAGWSYISKEKTNRLVVGLGMMPRGEVGLIFLGLGSQAGILSAPLEAAILLMVIGTTFLAPLLLRLALNGVEVPTEVPTEPPLNGSADGPTEQAA; via the coding sequence ATGTTCGCGCCCAGCCTTCTGCTCGAAGTCGGCACCACCCAGATCGAGACGGTGGAAACGCTGCTGGAGGTGGGTCGCTACCTGGTGATCTTCCTGGTGGCCCGGGCCCTGGCGGAGCTGATGGTGCGCCTCAAGCTGCCCACGATCCTCGGCGAACTGGTGGCAGGCGTGCTGATCGGCGTCACAGGGCTGCACCTGATCCTGCCGCCCGCCGCCCACGCTGAATTGAACCAGGTCATGCTCGATCTGGTCGGCTCCTGCGCCGGGGTCAGCCCCGAGGCGGTGGCCGAGATCTACACCGAGAGCTTCCCGTCCCTGGAGGCCACCTCCAAGCTCGGTCTCTATGCCCTGCTGTTTCTCACGGGCCTGGAAAGTGAACTCGACGAACTGATGGCCGTGGGCCAGCAGGCCACCACCGTGGCTCTCACCGGCGTGGTGTTGCCCTTCGCCATGGGCACGGCCGGCTTGTACCTCCTTTTCCATGTGCCGCTGTTTCCGGCGGTGTTCGCCGGTGCCTCGATGACCGCCACCAGCATCGGCATCACCGCCAGTGTCTTCGGCGAACTGAAGTTCCTCAAGACCCGGGAAGGCCAGACCGTGATCGGCGCCGCCGTGCTCGACGACATCTTCGGCATCGTGATCCTGGCGGTGGTGGTGGCCCTGGCTGGTGACGCGGTGCTCTCCGCCGGTCCAATCCTGCAGCTGGTGCTGGCGGCGGCGGTGTTCGTGGCCGTGGCCCTGTTCCTGAGCCGCACCGGCGCGCCGGTCTTCGACTGGGTCCTCGATCGCCTCAAGGCCCCTGGGGAAGTGGTGGTGGCCGGTTTCGTGGTGCTGGGCCTGTGCTGCTTCGTCGCCGAGGCCATCGGCCTGGAGGCGGCCCTGGGGGCCTTCGCGGCCGGCCTGATCCTGAGTGCCTCCAAGCACACCAAGGCGATCCAGCAGTCGGTGAAGCCCCTGGTGGCCCTGTTCGCCACCGTGTTCTTCGTGCTGATCGGCAGCGCCCTCGACCTGTCGGTGATGAATCCCCTCAACCCCGACAACCGCGAAGGGCTGGTGGTGGCCCTGTTCCTGCTGACCGTCGCCATTGCCGGCAAGGTGGCCGCCGGCTGGAGCTACATCAGCAAGGAGAAGACCAACCGGCTGGTGGTGGGCCTGGGGATGATGCCCCGCGGGGAAGTCGGTCTGATTTTCCTGGGTCTGGGCAGCCAGGCCGGCATCCTCTCGGCGCCCCTGGAGGCGGCCATCCTGTTGATGGTGATCGGCACCACGTTCCTGGCGCCGTTGTTGCTGCGCTTGGCGCTCAACGGCGTTGAGGTCCCCACTGAGGTCCCCACGGAGCCCCCCCTCAATGGTTCTGCGGATGGGCCCACTGAGCAGGCCGCCTGA
- a CDS encoding alpha/beta fold hydrolase, which translates to MASSPEIPWQFLGHRVHAIRSAPQQPTGPAILLVHGFGASTDHWRFNIPVLARTHEVHAIDLLGFGRSAKPAGLTYGGALWRDQLCAYVEQRIGRPTVLVGNSLGGFAALAAGAALGDQAAGVALLNAAGPFSDEQQPPQGWGAIARQTIGSALLRSPVLQRLLFENMRRPATVRRTLNQVYIDRTNVDDELVEAILRPSRDPGAFGVFRTVFDIPRGQPLDELFAGLTAPLLLLWGIRDPWINAAGRRASFQRHAPARTTEVVLDAGHCPHDEVPDQVNRALLEWLAGLVESPVAVLTAH; encoded by the coding sequence ATGGCTTCGTCACCCGAAATCCCCTGGCAGTTCCTGGGCCATCGGGTGCACGCCATTCGCTCGGCTCCGCAGCAGCCCACCGGCCCGGCGATCCTGCTGGTGCATGGCTTCGGGGCCTCCACCGACCACTGGCGCTTCAACATTCCGGTGCTGGCCCGCACCCATGAGGTCCACGCCATCGATCTGCTCGGCTTCGGCCGCAGCGCCAAACCCGCTGGCCTCACCTACGGCGGCGCCCTCTGGCGCGACCAGCTCTGCGCCTATGTGGAGCAGCGGATCGGCCGGCCCACGGTGCTGGTGGGGAACTCCCTCGGCGGCTTTGCCGCCCTGGCCGCCGGCGCTGCCCTTGGTGATCAGGCTGCGGGCGTGGCGCTGCTGAACGCCGCCGGCCCCTTCAGCGACGAGCAGCAGCCACCCCAGGGGTGGGGGGCGATCGCCCGCCAGACAATCGGGTCGGCCCTGCTGCGCAGTCCGGTGCTGCAGCGCCTCCTGTTCGAGAACATGCGCCGCCCCGCCACGGTGCGGCGCACCCTCAATCAGGTCTACATCGACCGCACCAACGTCGATGACGAGCTGGTCGAGGCGATCCTGCGGCCCTCGCGGGATCCAGGGGCCTTCGGCGTCTTCCGCACCGTCTTCGACATCCCCCGCGGCCAACCCCTCGACGAACTGTTCGCCGGGCTCACGGCGCCGTTGCTGTTGCTCTGGGGCATCCGCGACCCCTGGATCAACGCCGCCGGTCGCCGGGCCAGCTTCCAGCGGCATGCACCTGCCCGCACCACCGAAGTGGTGCTCGACGCCGGCCACTGCCCCCACGACGAGGTGCCCGACCAGGTCAACCGGGCCCTGCTGGAATGGCTGGCGGGGCTGGTGGAAAGCCCGGTTGCCGTGCTGACCGCCCACTGA
- a CDS encoding acyltransferase family protein, with product MIAAVTGTGAAPGASRQADGVGGKAGGFAYRPDIDALRGAAMLAVLVFHLNKGWLPGGFTGVDVFFVISGYVVMGSLLGQASKPLWPRLGNFYLRRVRRLLPNLLVCLGVTSLGVAMLIPPLESGPYFIVALKALFGWSNNYLMGQLDYFATDADLNPFLHTWSLGVEQQFYLVFPLLMVGIGYGVRRSVPLLAALIVLSLGASWWWTQSAPMAAFFLMPSRLWELTVGSLLLVAQRRGLLGADWLKGRWPRLAGAALLLWAVVMTSEREGFPVPGVLPAVLGTLLVLQAGPGEGGRFLPGRWLERGLLTCGLLSYSLYLWHWPVIVLLRWTWGMETWWQYVAAVAGSVVLAVAAYGLVEQPVRRYPLKWWWETLLALLALGGLWMAIDTLHYSVRGRFFIGTDRDPVPLHERVQEWNPTLPGTRIDQNCAIPYWTPYSPASRSDLERCSKPGRPGAGEIFLLGDSHAEHLLPMLDLVTAVTGQRITFTNKRSCFIDPQLTLFLNNRPYKPCTDFAAGEMERALERLKPGDIVMISSNLNNYLSTSDPGGTSQGQPAYLSDRRLNVAELRQAHILSMRAYAQRLAARGIELVLVVDNPALAREIVACPKDSTSSCAPNPAVTAAGQLSVRLTLEAAAAGLPNVHVFDPTPYLLGPDGRVRYRNDLGKIIYSDSHHLSVTGSRSLAEPFRRFLSEAGLIPGAR from the coding sequence TTGATCGCCGCCGTCACAGGCACCGGAGCCGCGCCAGGGGCGAGCCGCCAGGCGGACGGTGTGGGCGGGAAGGCGGGTGGCTTTGCCTACCGGCCGGACATCGATGCGCTGCGCGGGGCGGCGATGCTGGCGGTGCTGGTGTTCCACCTGAACAAGGGGTGGCTGCCGGGTGGCTTCACGGGGGTGGATGTCTTTTTTGTGATTTCGGGCTACGTGGTGATGGGCTCGCTGCTGGGCCAGGCGAGCAAGCCGCTGTGGCCGCGGCTGGGCAATTTCTATCTGCGGCGGGTGCGGCGTCTGCTGCCGAACCTGCTGGTGTGCCTGGGGGTGACCAGTCTGGGTGTGGCGATGCTGATCCCGCCGCTGGAGAGCGGGCCCTATTTCATCGTGGCCCTCAAGGCGCTGTTCGGCTGGTCGAACAACTACCTGATGGGCCAGTTGGATTACTTCGCCACGGATGCGGACCTGAATCCCTTTCTGCACACCTGGTCGCTGGGTGTGGAGCAGCAGTTCTACCTGGTGTTTCCGCTGTTGATGGTGGGGATCGGCTATGGGGTGCGGCGGAGCGTGCCGCTGCTGGCGGCGCTGATCGTGCTGTCGCTGGGGGCGAGCTGGTGGTGGACGCAGAGCGCCCCGATGGCGGCTTTTTTCCTGATGCCGAGTCGGTTGTGGGAACTGACGGTGGGCTCGCTGCTGCTGGTGGCGCAGCGACGGGGTCTGCTGGGGGCGGATTGGCTGAAAGGCCGCTGGCCGCGGCTGGCGGGGGCGGCGCTGCTGCTGTGGGCGGTGGTGATGACGTCGGAGCGTGAGGGCTTCCCGGTGCCGGGTGTGCTGCCGGCGGTGCTGGGGACGCTGCTGGTGCTGCAGGCGGGCCCCGGTGAGGGGGGCAGATTCCTGCCGGGCCGTTGGCTGGAGCGCGGTCTGCTGACGTGCGGGCTGCTGTCGTATTCGCTGTACCTGTGGCACTGGCCTGTGATCGTGCTGCTGCGGTGGACGTGGGGGATGGAGACGTGGTGGCAGTACGTGGCGGCGGTGGCCGGGAGCGTGGTGCTGGCGGTGGCGGCGTACGGGCTGGTGGAGCAGCCGGTGCGGCGCTACCCGCTGAAGTGGTGGTGGGAGACGCTGCTGGCGCTGCTGGCCCTTGGGGGCCTGTGGATGGCCATCGACACCCTCCACTATTCGGTGCGCGGCCGCTTCTTCATCGGCACTGATCGGGATCCGGTTCCCCTGCACGAACGGGTGCAGGAGTGGAATCCCACCCTGCCGGGCACCCGGATCGATCAGAACTGCGCCATCCCCTACTGGACCCCCTACAGCCCCGCCAGCCGCTCCGATCTTGAACGCTGCAGCAAGCCCGGTCGGCCCGGTGCCGGGGAGATCTTCCTGCTGGGCGATTCCCATGCCGAGCATCTGCTGCCGATGCTCGACCTGGTCACCGCCGTGACCGGCCAGCGCATCACCTTCACCAACAAGCGCTCCTGCTTCATTGATCCCCAGCTCACCCTGTTCCTCAACAACCGGCCCTACAAGCCCTGCACCGATTTCGCCGCCGGGGAGATGGAGCGGGCCCTCGAACGTCTCAAGCCGGGAGACATCGTGATGATTTCCAGCAACCTCAACAACTACCTGAGCACTTCTGATCCGGGGGGCACAAGCCAGGGGCAGCCGGCCTACCTCTCAGACCGGCGGCTGAATGTCGCCGAGCTGCGTCAGGCCCACATCCTCAGCATGCGGGCCTATGCCCAGCGGCTGGCGGCCCGGGGCATCGAGCTTGTGCTCGTGGTCGACAACCCGGCCCTCGCCCGGGAGATCGTGGCCTGCCCGAAGGATTCCACCAGCAGCTGTGCCCCCAACCCCGCCGTCACCGCCGCCGGTCAGCTCTCCGTGCGCCTCACCCTGGAGGCGGCGGCGGCTGGTCTGCCCAACGTGCACGTCTTCGACCCCACCCCCTACCTGCTTGGTCCGGATGGCCGGGTGCGCTACCGCAATGACTTGGGCAAGATCATCTATTCCGACTCCCATCACCTCAGCGTGACGGGCAGCCGCTCGCTGGCGGAACCGTTCAGGCGGTTCCTTTCCGAGGCGGGCCTGATTCCGGGGGCCCGCTGA
- a CDS encoding acyltransferase family protein: MVAAASIERTAAAAQPSERFAYRPDIDALRGAAMLAVLVFHLNKGWLPGGFTGVDVFFVISGYVVMGSLLGQASKPLWPRLGNFYLRRVRRLLPNLLVCLGVTSLAVALWVPPGENGPYFMTAIKALFGWSNNHLMGQIDYFNPDADLNPFLHTWSLGVEQQFYLVFPLLMVGIGYGVRRSVPLLAALIVLSLGASWWWTQSAPMAAFFLMPSRLWELTVGSLLLVAQRRGLLGADWLKGRWPRLAGAALLLWAVVMTSEREGFPVPGVLPAVLGTLLVLQAGPGEGGRFLPGRWLERGLLTCGLLSYSLYLWHWPVIVLLRWTWGMETWWQYVAAVAGSVVLAVAAYGLVEQPVRRYPLKWWWETLLALLAVAGLWIGIDALQNGLRDRLFLGTDRDPVPRTERIQNLKIPGTGIGSGCSLVYGQPYNDATRIDFERCGRPGRPGAGEIFLLGDSHALHLLPMLDAVTARTGQRISFTYQMACFTDPSLLMSWGNKSYGPCRDFVIGEMERSLERLKRGDVVVLSSWLNYYVGDVTPAGTPSEAQVMDGARRLTPAQARARHVANLRAYAQRLAARGIQLVLVVDSPMLARKPLECRRSTGQPVSCAPEVAVTAAMQRTVRDTLTAAAAGLPNVHVFDPTPYLVDADGRVLDRRPDGTPLFADNHHLSVSGSRSLAAPFERFLSQAGLIPGGR; the protein is encoded by the coding sequence ATGGTGGCCGCCGCCAGCATCGAACGCACCGCTGCCGCGGCGCAGCCGTCGGAGCGCTTTGCCTACCGGCCGGACATCGATGCGCTGCGCGGGGCGGCGATGCTGGCGGTGCTGGTGTTCCACCTGAACAAGGGGTGGCTGCCGGGTGGCTTCACGGGGGTGGATGTCTTTTTTGTGATTTCGGGCTACGTGGTGATGGGCTCGCTGCTGGGCCAGGCCAGTAAGCCGCTGTGGCCGCGGCTGGGCAATTTCTATCTGCGGCGGGTGCGGCGTCTGCTGCCGAACCTGCTGGTGTGCCTGGGGGTGACGAGCCTGGCGGTGGCCCTCTGGGTTCCCCCCGGCGAGAACGGGCCCTACTTCATGACCGCCATCAAGGCGCTGTTCGGCTGGTCGAACAACCACCTGATGGGCCAGATCGATTACTTCAATCCGGACGCCGACCTGAACCCGTTTCTGCACACCTGGTCGCTGGGTGTGGAGCAGCAGTTCTACCTGGTGTTTCCGCTGTTGATGGTGGGGATCGGCTATGGGGTGCGGCGGAGCGTGCCGCTGCTGGCGGCGCTGATCGTGCTGTCGCTGGGGGCGAGCTGGTGGTGGACGCAGAGCGCCCCGATGGCGGCGTTTTTCCTGATGCCGAGTCGGTTGTGGGAACTGACGGTGGGCTCGCTGCTGCTGGTGGCGCAGCGACGGGGTCTGCTGGGGGCGGATTGGCTGAAAGGCCGCTGGCCGCGGCTGGCGGGGGCGGCGCTGCTGCTGTGGGCGGTGGTGATGACGTCGGAGCGTGAGGGCTTCCCGGTGCCGGGTGTGCTGCCGGCGGTGCTGGGGACGCTGCTGGTGCTGCAGGCGGGTCCCGGTGAGGGGGGGAGATTCCTGCCGGGCCGTTGGCTGGAGCGCGGTCTGCTGACGTGCGGGCTGCTGTCGTATTCGCTGTACCTGTGGCACTGGCCTGTGATCGTGCTGCTGCGGTGGACGTGGGGGATGGAGACGTGGTGGCAGTACGTGGCGGCGGTGGCCGGGAGCGTGGTGCTGGCGGTGGCGGCGTACGGGCTGGTGGAGCAGCCGGTGCGGCGCTACCCGCTGAAGTGGTGGTGGGAGACGCTGCTGGCGCTGCTGGCGGTGGCGGGCCTGTGGATCGGCATCGATGCCCTCCAGAACGGCCTGCGTGATCGTCTCTTTCTGGGCACGGATCGCGATCCGGTTCCCCGCACGGAACGGATCCAGAACCTGAAGATCCCCGGCACGGGCATCGGCAGCGGCTGCAGCCTTGTGTACGGCCAGCCCTACAACGACGCCACCCGGATCGATTTCGAGCGCTGCGGCCGGCCCGGCCGGCCCGGTGCCGGCGAGATCTTCCTGCTGGGCGATTCCCACGCCCTGCACCTGCTGCCGATGCTCGATGCGGTCACCGCCCGCACCGGCCAGCGGATCAGCTTCACCTATCAGATGGCCTGCTTCACCGATCCCAGCCTGCTGATGAGCTGGGGCAACAAGAGCTACGGCCCCTGCCGCGACTTCGTGATCGGCGAGATGGAGCGCTCCCTGGAGCGCCTCAAGCGCGGCGATGTGGTCGTGCTCTCGTCCTGGCTCAACTACTACGTGGGCGATGTCACCCCCGCCGGCACCCCCAGCGAGGCCCAGGTGATGGACGGCGCCCGGCGTCTCACCCCGGCCCAGGCCCGAGCCCGCCACGTGGCCAACCTACGGGCCTACGCCCAGCGCCTCGCCGCCCGCGGCATCCAGCTGGTGCTGGTGGTGGACAGCCCGATGCTCGCCCGCAAACCTCTGGAGTGCCGCCGCTCCACCGGCCAGCCCGTCAGTTGTGCGCCGGAGGTGGCTGTGACGGCGGCGATGCAGCGCACGGTGCGCGACACCCTGACCGCGGCGGCGGCGGGCCTGCCCAACGTGCATGTCTTCGATCCCACCCCCTATCTGGTGGATGCGGATGGCCGGGTGCTGGACCGCCGGCCAGATGGCACCCCCCTGTTCGCCGACAACCACCATCTCAGCGTCAGCGGCAGCCGATCATTGGCGGCGCCGTTCGAGCGGTTCCTGTCGCAGGCGGGCCTGATCCCGGGGGGCCGCTGA
- a CDS encoding acyltransferase family protein, translating into MVVAPTSQGAAAAASVPATGAGGKAGGFAYRPDIDALRGAAMLAVLVFHLNKGWLPGGFTGVDVFFVISGYVVMGSLLGQASKPLWPRLGNFYLRRVRRLLPNLLVCLGVTSLGVAMLIPPLESGPYFIVALKALFGWSNNYLMGQLDYFATDADLNPFLHTWSLGVEQQFYLVFPLLMVGIGYGVRRSVPLLAALIVLSLGASWWWTQSAPMAAFFLMPSRLWELTVGSLLLVAQRRGLLGADWLKGRWPRLAGAALLLWAVVMTSEREGFPVPGVLPAVLGTVLVLQAGPGEGGRFLPGRWLERGLLTCGLLSYSLYLWHWPVIVLLRWTWGMETWWQYVGAVAGSVVLAVAAYGLVEQPVRRYPLKWWWETLLALLAVVGLWLGIDALHHPFRGKLFLGVDADPVPISERVHALNPLVPGTGITSDCTVASGKPYNATTRPNFDKCNRPGLPGAREIFLLGDSHAQHLLPMLDAVTARTGQRLTFAAMGACLIDPKLTVTWQQGRYESCRQFAAGEMDRSLQRLKPGDIVLVSGFLHNYLASNDIEGRGYGAPTYLGDRRLSIAEVRRAHVAGLRAYAQRLAARGIQLVLVVDNPSLAREPVACQDPAGSSCSGDAATTARMRATLRTLLAEVAAGLPNVHVFDPTPYLVGPDGRVVYRRPDGTPLYADSHHLSVSGSRSLAAPFERFLQQQGLTSPRPTASPSP; encoded by the coding sequence ATGGTGGTGGCACCGACCAGCCAGGGAGCCGCCGCCGCGGCGAGCGTCCCGGCGACCGGAGCCGGCGGGAAGGCGGGTGGCTTTGCCTACCGGCCGGACATCGATGCGCTGCGCGGGGCGGCGATGCTGGCGGTGCTGGTGTTCCACCTGAACAAGGGGTGGCTGCCGGGTGGCTTCACGGGGGTGGACGTCTTTTTTGTGATTTCGGGCTACGTGGTGATGGGCTCGCTGCTGGGCCAGGCGAGCAAGCCGCTGTGGCCACGGCTGGGCAATTTCTATCTGCGGCGGGTGCGGCGGCTGCTGCCGAACCTGCTGGTGTGCCTGGGGGTGACCAGTCTGGGTGTGGCGATGCTGATCCCGCCGCTGGAGAGCGGGCCCTATTTCATCGTGGCCCTCAAGGCGCTGTTCGGCTGGTCGAACAACTACCTGATGGGCCAGTTGGATTACTTCGCCACGGATGCGGACCTGAATCCCTTTCTGCACACCTGGTCGCTGGGTGTGGAGCAGCAGTTCTACCTGGTGTTTCCGCTGCTGATGGTGGGGATCGGCTATGGGGTGCGGCGGAGCGTGCCGCTGCTGGCGGCGCTGATCGTGCTGTCGCTGGGGGCGAGCTGGTGGTGGACGCAGAGCGCGCCGATGGCGGCGTTTTTCCTGATGCCGAGTCGCCTGTGGGAACTGACGGTGGGCTCGCTGCTGCTGGTGGCGCAACGGCGGGGGCTGCTGGGTGCGGATTGGCTGAAAGGCCGCTGGCCGCGGCTGGCGGGGGCGGCGCTGCTGCTGTGGGCGGTGGTGATGACGTCGGAGCGTGAGGGCTTCCCGGTGCCTGGGGTGCTGCCGGCGGTGCTGGGGACGGTGCTGGTGCTGCAGGCGGGTCCCGGTGAGGGGGGGAGATTCCTGCCGGGGCGTTGGCTGGAGCGCGGTCTGCTGACGTGCGGGCTGCTGTCGTATTCGCTGTACCTGTGGCACTGGCCTGTGATCGTGCTGCTGCGGTGGACGTGGGGGATGGAGACGTGGTGGCAGTACGTGGGGGCGGTGGCCGGGAGCGTGGTGCTGGCGGTGGCGGCGTACGGGCTGGTGGAGCAGCCGGTGCGGCGCTACCCGCTGAAGTGGTGGTGGGAGACGCTGCTGGCGCTGCTGGCGGTGGTGGGGTTGTGGCTCGGCATCGATGCCCTGCACCACCCGTTCCGCGGCAAGTTGTTCCTGGGTGTGGATGCTGATCCTGTGCCGATCAGCGAGCGGGTCCATGCCCTCAATCCCCTGGTCCCGGGCACCGGGATCACCAGCGATTGCACGGTCGCCAGTGGCAAGCCCTATAACGCCACCACCCGGCCGAATTTCGACAAGTGCAACCGGCCCGGCCTCCCCGGTGCCAGGGAGATCTTCCTGCTGGGCGATTCCCACGCCCAGCACCTGCTGCCGATGCTGGACGCCGTGACGGCCCGCACCGGCCAGCGCCTCACCTTCGCCGCCATGGGCGCCTGCCTGATCGACCCGAAGCTCACGGTCACCTGGCAGCAGGGCCGCTACGAATCCTGCCGCCAGTTCGCCGCCGGCGAGATGGATCGTTCCCTGCAGCGTCTCAAGCCCGGTGACATTGTCCTGGTGTCGGGGTTCCTGCACAACTACCTGGCCAGCAACGACATCGAGGGCCGGGGCTATGGCGCCCCCACCTACCTGGGCGACCGCCGCCTGAGCATCGCCGAGGTGCGCCGCGCCCATGTCGCCGGCCTGCGGGCCTACGCCCAGCGCCTCGCCGCCCGCGGCATCCAGCTGGTGCTGGTGGTCGACAACCCGTCCCTGGCCAGGGAGCCTGTGGCTTGCCAGGATCCGGCCGGCAGCAGTTGCTCCGGCGATGCCGCCACCACGGCCCGGATGCGGGCGACCCTACGGACCCTGCTGGCTGAAGTGGCCGCCGGCCTGCCCAACGTGCATGTGTTCGATCCCACCCCCTACCTGGTCGGTCCCGATGGCCGGGTGGTCTACCGCCGGCCCGATGGCACGCCGCTCTACGCCGATTCCCACCACCTGAGCGTGTCGGGCAGCCGATCACTGGCAGCCCCGTTCGAACGGTTCCTGCAACAGCAGGGCCTTACCAGCCCCCGGCCCACCGCCTCCCCCTCCCCATGA
- a CDS encoding galactose mutarotase — protein sequence MTLQSPAGDFPHWRFTDPASGDSLTVAPERGGLVTGWCCGGAEILYFDAERFADPAKSVRGGIPVLFPICGNLPGDVLTLPQGTFPLAQHGFARDLPWSIAPLADGSGVALRLEDGPQSRPHFPFAFALELELQLHPSALAITARITNRGEAGTAALPFSLGLHPYIAVADLARVRLEGLPESCIDHLSMAPAATADQLSRLEQGVDFLCSGQGPVRLVDPAGGRVVTLHLSAPMDLVVVWSDPPRPMLCLEPWSGPRGALSTGERRLLVPAGESLELGCRYSVATL from the coding sequence ATGACCCTGCAATCCCCCGCCGGGGACTTCCCCCACTGGCGCTTCACCGATCCGGCCAGCGGCGATTCGCTCACGGTCGCCCCCGAGCGCGGCGGGCTGGTCACCGGCTGGTGCTGTGGCGGAGCTGAGATCCTCTACTTCGATGCGGAGCGCTTCGCCGACCCCGCCAAATCGGTGCGGGGCGGAATCCCCGTGCTCTTCCCCATCTGCGGCAACCTGCCGGGCGATGTGCTCACCCTGCCCCAGGGGACGTTCCCGCTGGCCCAGCATGGCTTCGCCCGGGATCTGCCCTGGTCCATCGCCCCGCTGGCCGACGGCAGCGGTGTGGCCCTGCGCCTTGAGGACGGCCCGCAAAGCCGCCCCCATTTCCCCTTCGCCTTCGCCCTGGAGTTGGAGCTGCAGCTCCACCCCTCGGCCCTGGCGATCACGGCCCGGATCACCAACCGGGGCGAGGCCGGGACAGCGGCCCTTCCCTTCAGCCTTGGCCTGCACCCTTACATCGCCGTCGCCGATCTGGCCCGCGTGCGGCTCGAGGGCCTGCCGGAGAGTTGCATCGACCACCTCAGCATGGCTCCGGCCGCCACCGCCGATCAGCTGTCCCGGCTGGAGCAGGGGGTGGACTTCCTCTGCAGCGGCCAGGGCCCGGTGCGCCTGGTGGATCCAGCGGGGGGTCGGGTGGTGACGCTGCATCTCTCGGCGCCCATGGATCTGGTGGTGGTGTGGAGTGACCCGCCCCGGCCCATGCTCTGCCTGGAGCCCTGGAGCGGGCCGCGGGGAGCCCTGAGCACGGGGGAGCGGCGCCTGCTGGTGCCCGCCGGGGAGTCCCTGGAGCTGGGTTGCCGCTACAGCGTCGCAACGCTCTGA
- a CDS encoding FAD-binding oxidoreductase — protein MRPEPSELQELVRDLHRQGSAWLPAGLGSRLDWGPPVQDSCAVLSCAALRGVREFNPGDFTITVAAGTPLVEVQEALGHHGQWLSVDAPWGDADGAAAGSIGGLVARGLAGGYRQRYLGVRDQLIGLELMRADGVTARAGGKVVKNVAGYDLMRLFTGSWGSLGLITELTLRTLPQPPLRRSVCFQGEAGALAGLSRWLLGSSLSPERIDWWNGSLAAAAGLAPEPLLLIGLASVDASTLEEQVRCLQERSSLQARVLDGTTTAAWLARARGGTVTPGTAATAAAWLLRLGVSPDRLETLMQAPALAGLALDMAAGSGLGLAWTGPEEPHQAAVTSGQVLALRSLCTELGGHLTVLRQPRRAGLPAWLDAPSRPLIEAIKRRFDPSGQLAPGRLPGVAQSVATL, from the coding sequence ATGCGACCTGAGCCCAGCGAGCTGCAGGAGCTGGTGCGGGACCTGCACCGGCAGGGTTCGGCCTGGCTGCCCGCGGGCCTGGGCAGCCGCCTCGACTGGGGTCCGCCCGTCCAGGACTCCTGCGCGGTGCTCAGTTGCGCCGCTCTGCGGGGGGTACGGGAGTTCAACCCCGGCGATTTCACGATCACGGTGGCCGCTGGCACACCACTGGTGGAGGTGCAGGAGGCCCTTGGACACCATGGCCAGTGGTTGTCCGTGGATGCCCCCTGGGGGGACGCCGATGGCGCCGCCGCCGGCAGCATCGGCGGCCTGGTGGCCCGGGGACTGGCGGGTGGCTACCGCCAGCGCTACCTGGGGGTGCGGGACCAGCTGATCGGCCTGGAGCTGATGCGGGCCGATGGGGTGACCGCCAGGGCCGGCGGCAAGGTGGTCAAGAACGTGGCCGGCTACGACCTGATGCGGCTGTTCACCGGCAGCTGGGGCTCCCTCGGCCTGATCACCGAGTTGACCCTGCGCACCCTGCCCCAGCCGCCCCTGCGCCGCAGTGTCTGCTTCCAGGGCGAGGCTGGGGCTCTGGCCGGCCTCAGCCGCTGGTTGCTGGGATCCAGCCTCAGCCCGGAGCGGATCGACTGGTGGAACGGCAGCCTGGCCGCCGCTGCCGGCCTGGCGCCGGAACCCCTTTTGCTGATCGGCCTGGCCAGCGTTGATGCGTCCACCCTGGAAGAGCAGGTGCGTTGCTTGCAGGAGCGCAGCAGCCTGCAGGCCCGGGTGCTGGACGGCACCACCACCGCGGCCTGGCTCGCCCGAGCCCGGGGAGGCACCGTCACGCCCGGCACGGCGGCCACCGCTGCAGCCTGGCTGCTGCGGCTCGGCGTCAGTCCCGACCGGCTTGAGACCCTGATGCAGGCCCCGGCCCTGGCCGGGCTGGCCTTGGACATGGCGGCCGGCAGCGGCCTCGGCCTGGCCTGGACAGGCCCAGAGGAACCCCACCAGGCCGCTGTGACTTCTGGCCAGGTGCTGGCGCTGCGCAGCCTCTGCACGGAGCTGGGAGGCCATCTCACCGTGCTGCGCCAGCCCCGTCGAGCCGGCCTGCCGGCCTGGCTGGATGCCCCCTCCCGGCCGCTGATCGAGGCGATCAAGCGCCGCTTCGATCCCTCCGGGCAGCTGGCGCCGGGGCGGCTGCCCGGCGTTGCTCAGAGCGTTGCGACGCTGTAG